In Luteitalea sp. TBR-22, one genomic interval encodes:
- a CDS encoding MFS transporter, with product MTALQAVLRRLGAALLSRDFRTLWIGAFISTVGTWMQKVAQNWLVLSLTGSAWYLGLDSFLGELPILLFTLVGGVIADRHNRRLLLISSQFVQLTAAALLAGLIWFDMVRIWHVLTLSCLTGLAQAFGGPAYQSLIPSLVPKKDLPNAVALNSIQFNLSRVVGPILAGAALGALGLAACFGLNALSFLAVVAALLLLRVPHVPPASSRPMLTEMRGGLGYVKRNPTLVSLIVVATAQTFLGLPMQTFLPVLAQQEFGQGVDAYTRMMSFSGAGAVVGALGVAWLGRFDGMGTVLLRLQVVFSVLMIAIAWSRLLPLTYLLLFLAGVSTIITTSFVTSLVQLVAPDEMRGRVMSIYMVAFRGGMPLGSLASGALVTSLGLPLALTLNGVLLCLAAAWFLTRRHGVVRI from the coding sequence GTGACGGCTCTGCAGGCGGTGCTCAGGCGCCTCGGCGCGGCGCTGCTGTCGCGCGACTTCCGGACGCTCTGGATCGGGGCCTTCATCTCCACGGTCGGCACGTGGATGCAGAAGGTGGCGCAGAACTGGCTGGTGCTGTCGCTGACCGGGTCGGCCTGGTACCTCGGGCTGGACTCCTTCCTGGGCGAGTTGCCCATCCTGCTCTTCACGCTGGTCGGGGGCGTAATCGCCGACCGACACAACCGGCGGTTGCTGCTCATCAGTTCCCAGTTCGTCCAGCTCACGGCCGCGGCCCTGCTGGCCGGGCTGATCTGGTTCGACATGGTGCGCATCTGGCACGTGCTGACGCTCTCGTGCCTCACCGGCCTGGCGCAGGCCTTCGGCGGCCCGGCGTACCAGTCGCTCATCCCGTCGCTGGTGCCGAAGAAGGACCTGCCCAACGCGGTCGCGCTCAACTCGATCCAGTTCAACCTGTCGCGCGTGGTCGGCCCGATCCTCGCCGGCGCCGCGCTCGGGGCGCTCGGGCTGGCCGCCTGCTTCGGCCTCAACGCGCTGTCGTTCCTCGCCGTCGTGGCCGCCCTGCTCCTGTTGCGCGTGCCGCACGTGCCACCGGCCTCCAGCCGGCCGATGCTCACCGAGATGCGCGGCGGCCTCGGCTACGTCAAGCGCAACCCCACGCTGGTCTCGCTCATCGTCGTGGCCACGGCGCAGACGTTCCTCGGCCTGCCGATGCAGACCTTCCTGCCGGTGCTGGCGCAGCAGGAGTTCGGCCAGGGCGTCGACGCCTACACGCGCATGATGTCGTTCTCGGGCGCCGGCGCGGTGGTCGGCGCGCTCGGCGTCGCCTGGCTCGGCCGCTTCGACGGGATGGGCACGGTGCTGCTCCGCCTGCAGGTGGTGTTCAGCGTGCTGATGATCGCCATCGCGTGGTCACGGCTGCTGCCCCTCACCTACCTGCTGCTCTTTCTGGCCGGCGTGTCGACCATCATCACGACCTCGTTCGTCACCTCGCTGGTGCAACTGGTGGCGCCCGACGAGATGCGCGGCCGGGTCATGAGCATCTACATGGTGGCCTTCCGCGGCGGCATGCCGCTCGGCAGCCTCGCGAGCGGCGCGCTGGTCACGAGCCTCGGCCTGCCGCTCGCCCTCACGCTCAACGGCGTCCTGCTCTGCCTGGCCGCCGCCTGGTTCCTCACGAGGAGGCACGGTGTCGTCCGCATCTGA